The Bryobacteraceae bacterium genomic sequence CGAGTTGATTAATATCAAGTCCGGCCCCAACTGGGACGACGACCTGGGCGGTTCGCCCATCTACGCCGAGCATGACCCCAACCTCAAGGGACTCAGCGAAGAACAGCGACAGCAGCTTTTCGCGGTCGAACGGTTGGTGTTCTTCTACTTGCCCCGGATCTGCAACCACTGTCTCAATCCCTCGTGCGTGGCCTCCTGCCCCTCCGGCGCCTTGTACAAGCGCGGCGAGGACGGGATCGTATTGCTGGATCAGAATCGTTGCCGCGCCTGGCGCGCCTGCGTCGCCGCCTGTCCGTACAAGAAAACATTCTTCAACTGGTCCACGGGCAAGAGTGAAAAGTGCATCCTTTGTTATCCGAGGCTGGAGACCGGGCAAGCCCCGGCTTGTTTTCACTCTTGCGTGGGACGCATCCGCTACCTCGGCGTGCTCCTATACGACGCTTCGCGGATCGAGGAGGTCGCCAAGAGCCCCGCCGACGAACTGGTGGAAGCGCAGCGGTCCATCATTCTTGATCCGCATGATCCGGCGGTGGCCGCCGCCGCGAGAGCGAATGGGATCCACGACTCAGTGATTGAGTCCGCGCGGCGCTCGCCTGTGTACAAGTTCGTCAAGGAGTGGAAAATCGCGCTGCCTCCTCACATCGAATTTCGCACGCTGCCGATGCTGTTCTATGTGCCGCCTATGGCGCCCGTCATGGCTGGCAAGGAAACTGGGCCCGTAAAGAACGTCAGTGACGACCTCTTCCACGATATCGAGGAGGCTCGAGTGCCGATGCGCTTTTTAGCGAACCTGCTCGGAGCCGGCAATGAAGGAAAAGTCCGCTACGCATTGCGGAAGCAGAAGGCTGTCCGCTGGTACCGCCGCGCGCTGACCGTCGGGGACGTATCGCACGCACAGGCCGCCGAGATGCTGGCGCAGGCCGACTGCACGCCAGAGGAGGCCGAGGCCATCTACCGGCTCACTTCCCTGTGTACGTTCGACGACCGCTTCGTCATCCCGCCCATGCACCGCGAGGAAGCCATCGAGATGCTGGTCGATCCGCTGGAGCACAAGCAGAACGCCGGTTTCGGTTTCCTGACCGGCCCCAGGAGGGGGTTATGACCGAGGGTCAGAATCTTCCATGGTGCCTCCTTCTGGCGCCACTGTTTGAATATCCGGACGCCGCCTATGGCGAGCGTGTCCGGTTCGCGGTTGCGGGTTGCCCCCCGGCGGCCCGTAACCAGTTGACCCGCTTTCTGGCCGAGGTCGCCAGCCTCCCCCTCGCCTCCATCGAGGAGTCCTTCATCCAGGCATTTGACCTCAATCCCGATTGCGCCCTCGACATCGGCTGGCATTTGTTTGGTGAAGATTACGCGCGCGGCGAGTTCATGATCAAGTTAAAGAAGGAACACCGGCGCTACGGAATCGATGAACGCGCCGAACTGCCAGACCACCTGCCGGCCGTGTTGCGGCTCCTCGGGGCGCTGCCCGAGGCCGAGGCTGCCCCCCTAGCCAAGCAGTTCATTGTGCCCGCGCTCTCGAAGATCCGCTCTCAATTTAAGGAAGAGGCGCAACCGTTCGCTTGCCTACTGGACGCCCTGGCCGCCTGCCTGGTGAACGCCGGCTATTCGCCCGCCGCGGAGGAGGTTCTCCATGAATAGCGCTAGCACCTACCTCGATCACTTCTTTTTCCTGGCGTTGCCCTACGTCGCTTTCTTCACTTTCTTTTTCGTTACCATCGAGCGGTACCGTAACCGGAAATTTACTTACTCCAGCCTCTCCTCCCAGTTCCTGGAAAACCAGCAACACTTTTGGGGGCTTGTTCCCTTTCACTATGGGATCCTCGTCGTGATCACGGGACATATCGTGGCCTTCCTTGTCCCCCGCGAAGTTCTTTGGTGGAACAGCAAGCCGCTCCGGCTGTACATTTTGGAAAGCACGGCGTTGGTTTTCGCCATTCTGGCCGCCGTCGGACTTGTCGCCGCCATTATTCGGCGCGTCAGTGTGTCGAAGTTGCGCCGCGTAACCAGTCCCGTCGATTGGCTGCTCTTTGCGATGCTGCTGCTGCAGATCCTCTTGGGTATCGAGGTTGCAGTTCGCTACCCTTGGGGCTCATCCTGGTTTGCCACGTCACTTACTCCCTACCTCTGGTCGGTGGCTTGGCTCAGCCCCGACTTGTCATACGTCAGCCCGCTTCCCTGGCACGTGAAGTTTCACATTATCAACGCTTACCTGCTGATCCTGTTGTTCCCGTTCACCCGGCTTGTCCATATCCTGGTGATTCCTAACCCCTATTTGTGGCGGAAACCGCAAGTCGTCCGTTGGTACCGGCCACCGATGGGAGTGTGAAGCGTCGTCGAGATCCCGTATGCCGCATGTACATGGCGCGCCACGAAAAGGACTGATCGGAGCCACCGCAGGCTTCTTTGTGGGTTTTGCCGCTGTGGCCTTGTTCGGCTCCACGGCCGCGGCGTTCCGGGCAGCGATGGGGCTCAGCCCATTCCAGGTCGGGATTCTCATAGCCATGCCGTCCCTCTCCGGTGCTCTCCTCCGAATCCCGTTCTCGGCTTGGGTGGACACATCGGGAGGGCGCAAACCTTTTCTTACACTTCTGGCACTTTCGAGTATTGGCATGGCGGGATTGTTAGCGCTATTGGCCTCGTTCTACCCATCTCGTATGAGCGAGAGCTTGTATCCGGTAGTCCTATTGCTTGCGTTATTGAGCGGTTGCGGCATTGCAACGTTCTCCGTCGGCGCCGGGCAGGTCGCTTACTGGTACCCCAAGGCCGGCCAGGGGTTGGCTCTGGCTCTGTTCGCGGGCGTTGGAAATCTTGCACCGGGGCTCTTCTCCATGCTGATCCCCATCGCCTTGCAGTCACTCGGCCTTACGTGGTCCTATGCCTTTTGGTTGGGGCTGCTGCTGGCTGGGCTTGCTTACTACTGGGTGGCCGGGTCCAACGCCTGGTACTTCCAGTTGCGTCAGGCGGGCATGGGCGACGCCGAATCCCGCCAGCAGGCACAAGCATTGGGGCAAGAGCTCTTTCCAAAGGGGGATCTGAAGGATAGCCTTCGTTCCTCCGCGCGCACATGGCGAACTTGGGCGCTGGTTCTCATGTACTTCACCACGTTCGGTGGCTTTATCGCGTTGACGGCGTGGTTCCCTACGTACTGGACTCAGTTTTTTGGACTCACCCCCATTTACGCTGGGCTGCTGACCGCTTTGTTCTCGCTGTTGACTTCCTCGATCCGCATCGCCGGCGGCATTCTTTCGGACCGGTTGCGCGAAGGCGGAGAGAACACGGCCGTTCTGGGGCTTCTCATCATGATGGCCGGCGCTCTGGTGATGGTGAACGCTGACCAGTATGAACTGGCAATTCCCGGCTGCGTACTACTCGGTTCCGGCATGGGAATCTGCAACGCGGCGGTCTTCAAGCTGGTTCCTCAAGCGGTTCCTCAAGCGATTGGCGGAGCGGTCGGCTGGGTAGGCGGTCTCGGCGCACTGGGTGGATTCCTGATCCCGCCGGCTATGGGGTTCGCCGTCAGCGACCTCGGCAGCCGCGGCTATGCGATCGGCTTTATCGTATTCATCTATCTCTGCCTTGCTTCGATGACCACGGCTTGGATTCTCAAGTACGTCGACGGCAAGCCGGCCCCCGAGCTCGTCCGCCTCGATAGCCAGCCCCTCACGGGAAGGAGGGACCAACCTGCGTCATGACCCACCGCATTGTGACCATCATCCTCTTGATCGGCCTGGCGTTTAGCGCGCACCTGTTTTCCTCCAGGCTGGGGTCGGCCCGGCTTCCAGGCAACCAGCAGGGCTACGAACCGGCGCAGCCAATCGCCTACTCGCACCGCCTCCACGCTGGTGAACTGAAGATCGATTGCCTCTATTGCCACTCCGGCGCCGTGCGCAGCCGGCACGCGGGAATCCCTGCCGGCAACGTCTGTTTGAATTGCCACACCCAGGTCAGGGCTTCCTTCGGCGCGGTCCGCCAGGAGGATGAGTTGGCGGCAAAGGAGAACCGGAAGCCGGGGCTAGTGACGTCAGCCGCGTTGTCCCGGCTGTATCAGGCCATGGGGCTCGATCCCGAGGCCGAAATCCAACCCCAAAGGATTAGAGCCGGCGTCTCTTGGACGCGGGTCCACAACCTGCCCGACTTTGTGTACTTCGACCACCGTGCGCACGTCACGGCGGGCGTTGCGTGCCAGGTCTGCCATGGACCCGTCGAAACCATGGAACGGATGCGCCAGTTCTCCACTCTCAGCATGGGCTGGTGTGTGAACTGCCATCGCGATGCAAACCGGAAAGGAATTCAGGGCCGGACGGTGAACGCCTCCATCGACTGCGCCACCTGCCATTACTGAGGAGTCTCCATCGATGATTGATCCGCATCCATTCCGTTGGCGCAGTCTCGATGAGTACGCTGCCCAGCCCGATTCCAAACGGCACGGAGAGGCTGAATTCGACGACACCCCGCTCCGGCATCCTGACTCACCTGGCCGGCGGGATTTCCTCCGCGTCACCGGCTTCGTGGTGGCCGCCGAAGCCATCAGCGGATGCAGCCGCGCGCCGGTGCGTACCGCGTCACCCTTGCCTTCACAGCCGGAGGGCTATTGGCCAGGCCGTTCAGACCAATACGCGACAATCTGTGCCGGTTGTGCATCCGCCTGCGGCGTGTTGGCCAAGGTTCGCGACGGCCGTCCTGTAAAGTTGGAGGGCAATCCGGATCACCCCCTCTCGCGCGGCGGGTTGTGTGCGGTCGGCCAAGCCTCCATTCTGAGCCTTTACGACGGCCTCCGGCTGAGGCAACCACTGATTTTGGGCAAGCCGTCGTCGTGGGAAGAGACCGACAAGGCGATCGCCGCCTCTCTCGACTCCATCCGGCGGCAAAAGGGCGCGATCAGGATTCTCACAGGGACACTGACCAGCCCGGCACTGCTGGAACGGATCCGCGTATTCGCGGCGAGCTTCGACAACGCACGGCACGTAGTCTTTGACCCGCTCTCGGTTTCCGCACTGCTGGACGCGCATGAAGCCGTATTCGGAACCCGCGTCTTACCCCGGATGCGGTTCGACAAAGCCCCCGTGGTGGCCGCCTTCGATGCCGATTTCCTCGGTTCATGGATCTCTCCGGTTGAGTTCGCCCGCGGCTACCGGGAGGCGAGGCTGGAAAACGGCGCACCCTCCCGACATGCCTGGCACGCACATTTTGAGTCCCGCATGTCTGTGACGGGGGCCAGGGCGGATGAACGCATCCGGCTCGCTCCCGGCCAGATCGCCCCGGCGCTGGAGGCGCTGGCCTCACGTCTGGCGGCGCGGGCCGGCGCGCGGTTCCCGGCTGCGCGCGGCCAATCCAGCGGGCTTCCTGAACGTCAACTTGACGAGCTTGCCGAGCGCCTTTGGAACGCCCGTGGAAAAAGCCTCGTCGTTTGCGGCCTTGCCAGCCTCAAAGCGCAAAAGCTTTGCGCCTACTCCAACCACCTGCTCGGCAACTACGGAACGGCGCTTGATCTGGACCGCCCTTCCCTGCAGCGCCAAGGCAGCGACAAGGCCATGTCCGGGTTGCTCCAGGAGATTGCGGCCGGCCAGGTGGCCGCGCTTTTCGTACATGGCCTCAATCCCGCCGCGGATCTCCCGCTCGACAAGCAGGCGCTGGAGGCGCTGCGGCGCATCCCGTTGTTCGTGAGCTTGAGCGCTCAAATGGATGAGACGGCGCAGATGGCGCGATTCGTCTGCCCTGACGCCGACCCCCTCGAGTCCTGGGGCGATGCAGAGCCGGTGGCTGGAGTGGTCAGCATCCAACAGCCGGTCTTCCAGCAGATGGGCAAGAGCCGTCCGGCCATCGAGAGTTTCGCCGCCTGGAACGGCCAGCCCACGGCCGCGCACGACCTGGTTCGTGCTCATTGGGGGGACTCGATTCATCCGCGCCACACTGGCGGCCTTTCATTCGATGAATTCTGGCGAACTTCGCTCCAGGCCGGCGCCGTCGAAGTGAACCCGCGGAGCCGTGCCCGCATGGCGTTCCGCGGTGAAGAAGTGGACTCCCTCGATCTGGCCACTCACGGCGAGGGCATGACCGCCGTGCTGTATGCCAAGGCCGCCCTTCCCGACGGCCGGCACGCCTTCAACCCATGGCTGTTGGAGCTGCCCGATCCGGTCACCAAAGCCACCTGGGACAACTACGCATGCCTGTCTCCGGCCAAGGCCGCCGCGCTCAGCGTCGCCGACGGAGACCTGGTCCGGCTCACCGCGGATGGGCATGCCATCGAACTGCCGGTCCTGGTTCAGCCTGGCCAGCACGACGACACCGTGGCCATCGCGCTTGGCTATGGCCGCAGGATTTCGCAACGCTTCGCGCGCGTGGGTCCGCAGTGGCTGTACGCCAGGCCTTCCGTGGGCACGGACGGATTGGTCGGCGCCAACGCATCGTGCCTCCTGCAGTGGTCGCCGGAGGCGCTTTCCTACCGGCGAAGTGTCCAGCTTGAGAAAACCGGACGGAAGCGGGAACTGGCGATCACTCAGACGCACCATTCACTCGCGGTTCCCCCGAATCTTGACCCGGGCGGCCCACCGCGGCCCATTGTTCAGGAAGTCAGTCTGGATGCTCTGTCCACTCCCTCGTCGCACCAGGGAGAACCCCATCCCGAACTCTGGCCCAGGGACCATCAGTATACGGGCCACCGCTGGGCCATGGCCATCGATCTGGACGCCTGCACGGGGTGCTCAGCCTGCGTCGTCTCCTGTCAGATCGAGAACAATGTCCCTGTCTCCGGCCGCGACGAGGTCGTCCGCAACAGGGAGATGTATTGGCTGCGCATCGACCGCTACTACAGCGGATCGCCGGAGAATCCCCGCGTCGCGCATCAACCCATGATGTGCCAGCACTGCGAACACGCACCGTGCGAAACCGTCTGTCCGGTCCTGGCCACCGTGCACAGCTCCGAGGGGCTGAACCAGCAGGTGTACAACCGCTGCGTCGGCACACGTTACTGCGCCAACAACTGCCCCTACAAGGTGCGGCGGTTCAATTGGTTCGAGTATCCGCGTGAGGATCGCCTCGTCAACCTCCTCCTGAACCCCGACGTTACCGTCCGCTCGCGCGGCGTCATGGAGAAGTGCAGCTTCTGTGTGCAGCGAATCCAGGAGGCCAAGATCGAGGCCAAGCGCCTCGGAAAGCCCCTTGACGAAGGGGACGTGGAGCCGGCCTGCCAGCAATCCTGCCCGGCCCAGGCCATCGTCTTCGGGGATATGAACGACTCCAAGAGCCAGGTGTCCCAGTGGGCCGCCCATCCCAGGGGATACCGAGTACTCGAGGAAATTAATGTCCGCCCATCCGTCTATTACTTAAAGGTCATCCGGCGCGATGGGCAGGCAACTGAAGGGGGTCACCATGGCTGAAGCGGGAACCGTCCGTCTACCCCTCATCCAGGGCGGTAAATCGCTGGCCCAGGTGACCCTCGACGTCCTGGCGCCCATGGAGCGACGGCCAGGCCTGCTGTGGTGGGTTGCGTTTGCCACCGCGCTGGGGCTCCTCGCCTTGGGCGCCGCCGCCGTCAGCTACCAAGTCGCCACCGGCATTGGAACCTGGGGCCTGAACAACACCGTCGGATGGGCCTTCGACATCACCAACTTCGTATTCTGGATCGGTATCGGCCACGCGGGCACACTCATTTCCGCGATCCTCTTCCTGTTCCGCCAGCGCTGGAGGACCTCCGTCAACCGTTCGGCGGAAGCCATGACGCTATTCGCCGTCATGTGCGCCGGCATTTTTCCTCTGATTCACATGGGCCGGCCCTGGATGGGCTTCTGGGTCTTCCCCTACCCCAACGACCGTGGGCCGCTCTGGATGAACTTCCGCTCTCCCCTGGCTTGGGACGCATTCGCTATCTCCACTTACTTCATCATCTCGGCGACCTTTTGGTACATCGGACTTATCCCCGACCTGGCTACCATACGTGACCGCAGCCGCCCAGGGCCGCGGCGCGCCGTCTTCTCCCTGCTCAGCCTAGGCTGGGACGGCAGCTACCGCACTTGGCAGCGCTACGAAACCGTCTACACGCTCCTCGCCGGGTTGGCTACGCCCCTCGTGGTTTCCGTGCACACCATCGTCAGTTGGGACTTCGCCACCTCCGTCATCCCTGGCTGGCATGCGACCATCTTTCCACCTTACTTTGTCGCCGGCGCCATCTTCTCGGGCATGGCCATGGTGCTGACGCTGATGATCATCGCCAGAAAAGCGATGAACCTGGAGCACTACATCACTCACAGGCACGTGGACGTGATGTGCAAACTCATCCTGCTCACGAGCGGAATCGTTGCCCTCGCCTATGGGACCGAGTTCTTCACGGCCCAATACTCGGGAAATTCATACGAACAGTTCGTCTTTCTAAACAGGGCGATGGGGCCCATGGCATGGTCCTACTGGACCATGGTCTCCTGCAATGTGCTGGCTCCTCAATTCCTCTGGTTCAAACGCGTGCGCTCTTCGCTCCCTGCTGTGTTCGTGATCACTATCTTTATCAACATTGGCATGTGGTTTGAGCGCTTCGTCATCATCGTCACAAGCCTGCACCGCGACTACCTGCCGTCCAGTTGGGCCAGTTACACGCCCAGCCCGATTGAAGTGGCGACACTACTCGGGAGCTTCGGGCTGTTCTTCACACTCTTCCTTCTTTTTTGCCGCCTTCTTCCGGTGATCGCCATCGCCGAAGTGAAGGGTGTTCTTCAGCATGGTCAAGCCTCCGGCGGCGGACAACCACGCCACGAGGAAGGGGGACGCCAGGAATGACGCGCAGGGTCATGGTCGGCATTTTCGCGGGTGAGCAACAGGTCATGCAGGCGACCAGGGCTGTCCGGAAACGGGGGCTGCGGATACTGGACGTGTATGCTCCTTACGCCGTCCACGGCTTGGACGAGGCCATGGGGCTACCGCCGTCGCGGCTGCCTTGGGTCTGCTTCGCGCTTGGCCTCTCGGGTGCCGCGCTCAAGGTCTGGTTCGAATACTGGACGACGTCCGTCGACTGGCCCGTAAATGTGGGCGGCAAACCCTGGGACTCACTCCCGGCGTTCGTCCCCATCACGTTCGAGGTCATGGTCCTGTTCGCCGGCTTAAGCACGGTCTCCGCCTTCTTCCTGGTCAGCCGGTTGTATCCCGGTAGGAAAGCCGTGATCGCCGATCAGGGCACCACAAACGACCGCTTCGCCCTGGTCATAGAGGAAGCCGACGCGGCGTTCGACCCCCAGACGATCAAACGCCTGCTGGAGACGTACGGAGCCGTCGAGGTCTTCGAACGGGCCGAGGAGACTGCCTTATGAGGCTCAACGGGTTTCTGCTTGCCGCATTCCTCGCCTCGATTGCGGCGAACCTGCTCGTCCGTCCCGCCGCTACAGGACCGAACTTCGAGTTCATACCGGAAATGGTGCGCACCAGCGCCTACAAAGCCTACTCAAGCCACCCTGACCTTCCAGGTGGGAGGACGCTGCAACTCCCTCCGGCCGGCACACTCCCAAGAGGCCGCCGGGATATCGGCTTTGGGCCGGGCGAGGCCGAGGCGCTGCGGGCCGGGGCCACCCTGCCGAATCCCATCTCCACCGAGGATCTGGACGCTGCCGCCCGCGGCGGAGAGATGTTCCGGATCTATTGCTCCCCCTGCCACGGCGCCTCTGGACGTGGTGACGGGGCCGTGGCCATGCGCGGCTTTCCTGCGCCCCCGCCCCTGAACAGCGAAAAAGCTCTCGCGATGAAGGACGGCCAAATCTTCCACCTCATCGCCTTCGGCCAGAAAAACATGCCGGGCTATGCGGCACAGATCGACCCCGTGGACAGGTGGAAGGCGGTGCTCTACGTGCGAACGCTGCAACGGCGGTTGCAAGTTCCTCCGCCTGCCCCGGCGGCAGCCGTCACGACGAGTGAGGTCAGACCATGAAGCCGCAAAAATGGGCGATGGGACTCACCGCCTTGGGCGGTGCGCTGGTAGCGCTTGGCATGGTTCTCTCACCCCGAGCCGCCCTGGGTAGCGTACTCACGGCGGGCTATTGGCTGACCTGCATGGCGCTATTCGGAGTCTTCTTCGTTTCTGTCCAGTATGCCAGTGGCGCAAGTTGGTCGGTGGCGTTCCGGCGGGTACCCGAAGCCATGGCCTCGACGCTTCCCGCGGGCGCCGTCATGATTGCGGCGGTACTGGCCTTCGCACCACTGTTGTATCCCTGGGTTCACGAGCATGGCCACTTCGATGGCTTCAAGCGGATATGGCTCGACCTTCCCTTCTTCCTCGTCCGCGCCACGATCTTCCTATTGCTCTGGTGGTTATTCGCACGCCTTATCGTGCGCTGTTCCCGCCTACAGGACGCCACTCGCGAACCCGGCCTCACCAGTCGGGTCACACGACTCTCGGTGGGCTTTCTCGTCATTTTCGCCATCACTTTTTCCCTGGCCAGTTTTGATTGGGTAATGTCGCTGGAGCCCCACTGGTACAGCACGATTTTTGCCATCTACAACTTCGCCGGAATGTTCTCCTCCGGCCTGGCGGCGCTCATCTTGCTTCTGGTCTGGCTGCGCCGTACGGGGCCGTTGCGGGACTTTGTAAACGCGGAGCACTTTCACGATCTAGGCAAATTGC encodes the following:
- the narH gene encoding nitrate reductase subunit beta, producing the protein MMNVRSQVSMVFHLDKCIGCHTCSIACKNIWTDRKGAEYMWWNNVETKPGTGFPTAWEDQDKYNGGWACEDGQLRLKSTSKAKTVFNIFHHPNMPTMDDYYEPWTYDYQHLFNAPEGPDQPTAVPISMVTGELINIKSGPNWDDDLGGSPIYAEHDPNLKGLSEEQRQQLFAVERLVFFYLPRICNHCLNPSCVASCPSGALYKRGEDGIVLLDQNRCRAWRACVAACPYKKTFFNWSTGKSEKCILCYPRLETGQAPACFHSCVGRIRYLGVLLYDASRIEEVAKSPADELVEAQRSIILDPHDPAVAAAARANGIHDSVIESARRSPVYKFVKEWKIALPPHIEFRTLPMLFYVPPMAPVMAGKETGPVKNVSDDLFHDIEEARVPMRFLANLLGAGNEGKVRYALRKQKAVRWYRRALTVGDVSHAQAAEMLAQADCTPEEAEAIYRLTSLCTFDDRFVIPPMHREEAIEMLVDPLEHKQNAGFGFLTGPRRGL
- the narJ gene encoding nitrate reductase molybdenum cofactor assembly chaperone; its protein translation is MTEGQNLPWCLLLAPLFEYPDAAYGERVRFAVAGCPPAARNQLTRFLAEVASLPLASIEESFIQAFDLNPDCALDIGWHLFGEDYARGEFMIKLKKEHRRYGIDERAELPDHLPAVLRLLGALPEAEAAPLAKQFIVPALSKIRSQFKEEAQPFACLLDALAACLVNAGYSPAAEEVLHE
- the narI gene encoding respiratory nitrate reductase subunit gamma, translated to MNSASTYLDHFFFLALPYVAFFTFFFVTIERYRNRKFTYSSLSSQFLENQQHFWGLVPFHYGILVVITGHIVAFLVPREVLWWNSKPLRLYILESTALVFAILAAVGLVAAIIRRVSVSKLRRVTSPVDWLLFAMLLLQILLGIEVAVRYPWGSSWFATSLTPYLWSVAWLSPDLSYVSPLPWHVKFHIINAYLLILLFPFTRLVHILVIPNPYLWRKPQVVRWYRPPMGV
- a CDS encoding MFS transporter, translating into MPHVHGAPRKGLIGATAGFFVGFAAVALFGSTAAAFRAAMGLSPFQVGILIAMPSLSGALLRIPFSAWVDTSGGRKPFLTLLALSSIGMAGLLALLASFYPSRMSESLYPVVLLLALLSGCGIATFSVGAGQVAYWYPKAGQGLALALFAGVGNLAPGLFSMLIPIALQSLGLTWSYAFWLGLLLAGLAYYWVAGSNAWYFQLRQAGMGDAESRQQAQALGQELFPKGDLKDSLRSSARTWRTWALVLMYFTTFGGFIALTAWFPTYWTQFFGLTPIYAGLLTALFSLLTSSIRIAGGILSDRLREGGENTAVLGLLIMMAGALVMVNADQYELAIPGCVLLGSGMGICNAAVFKLVPQAVPQAIGGAVGWVGGLGALGGFLIPPAMGFAVSDLGSRGYAIGFIVFIYLCLASMTTAWILKYVDGKPAPELVRLDSQPLTGRRDQPAS
- a CDS encoding cytochrome c3 family protein, which produces MTHRIVTIILLIGLAFSAHLFSSRLGSARLPGNQQGYEPAQPIAYSHRLHAGELKIDCLYCHSGAVRSRHAGIPAGNVCLNCHTQVRASFGAVRQEDELAAKENRKPGLVTSAALSRLYQAMGLDPEAEIQPQRIRAGVSWTRVHNLPDFVYFDHRAHVTAGVACQVCHGPVETMERMRQFSTLSMGWCVNCHRDANRKGIQGRTVNASIDCATCHY
- a CDS encoding Fe-S-cluster-containing hydrogenase encodes the protein MIDPHPFRWRSLDEYAAQPDSKRHGEAEFDDTPLRHPDSPGRRDFLRVTGFVVAAEAISGCSRAPVRTASPLPSQPEGYWPGRSDQYATICAGCASACGVLAKVRDGRPVKLEGNPDHPLSRGGLCAVGQASILSLYDGLRLRQPLILGKPSSWEETDKAIAASLDSIRRQKGAIRILTGTLTSPALLERIRVFAASFDNARHVVFDPLSVSALLDAHEAVFGTRVLPRMRFDKAPVVAAFDADFLGSWISPVEFARGYREARLENGAPSRHAWHAHFESRMSVTGARADERIRLAPGQIAPALEALASRLAARAGARFPAARGQSSGLPERQLDELAERLWNARGKSLVVCGLASLKAQKLCAYSNHLLGNYGTALDLDRPSLQRQGSDKAMSGLLQEIAAGQVAALFVHGLNPAADLPLDKQALEALRRIPLFVSLSAQMDETAQMARFVCPDADPLESWGDAEPVAGVVSIQQPVFQQMGKSRPAIESFAAWNGQPTAAHDLVRAHWGDSIHPRHTGGLSFDEFWRTSLQAGAVEVNPRSRARMAFRGEEVDSLDLATHGEGMTAVLYAKAALPDGRHAFNPWLLELPDPVTKATWDNYACLSPAKAAALSVADGDLVRLTADGHAIELPVLVQPGQHDDTVAIALGYGRRISQRFARVGPQWLYARPSVGTDGLVGANASCLLQWSPEALSYRRSVQLEKTGRKRELAITQTHHSLAVPPNLDPGGPPRPIVQEVSLDALSTPSSHQGEPHPELWPRDHQYTGHRWAMAIDLDACTGCSACVVSCQIENNVPVSGRDEVVRNREMYWLRIDRYYSGSPENPRVAHQPMMCQHCEHAPCETVCPVLATVHSSEGLNQQVYNRCVGTRYCANNCPYKVRRFNWFEYPREDRLVNLLLNPDVTVRSRGVMEKCSFCVQRIQEAKIEAKRLGKPLDEGDVEPACQQSCPAQAIVFGDMNDSKSQVSQWAAHPRGYRVLEEINVRPSVYYLKVIRRDGQATEGGHHG
- the nrfD gene encoding NrfD/PsrC family molybdoenzyme membrane anchor subunit — protein: MAEAGTVRLPLIQGGKSLAQVTLDVLAPMERRPGLLWWVAFATALGLLALGAAAVSYQVATGIGTWGLNNTVGWAFDITNFVFWIGIGHAGTLISAILFLFRQRWRTSVNRSAEAMTLFAVMCAGIFPLIHMGRPWMGFWVFPYPNDRGPLWMNFRSPLAWDAFAISTYFIISATFWYIGLIPDLATIRDRSRPGPRRAVFSLLSLGWDGSYRTWQRYETVYTLLAGLATPLVVSVHTIVSWDFATSVIPGWHATIFPPYFVAGAIFSGMAMVLTLMIIARKAMNLEHYITHRHVDVMCKLILLTSGIVALAYGTEFFTAQYSGNSYEQFVFLNRAMGPMAWSYWTMVSCNVLAPQFLWFKRVRSSLPAVFVITIFINIGMWFERFVIIVTSLHRDYLPSSWASYTPSPIEVATLLGSFGLFFTLFLLFCRLLPVIAIAEVKGVLQHGQASGGGQPRHEEGGRQE
- a CDS encoding DUF3341 domain-containing protein is translated as MTRRVMVGIFAGEQQVMQATRAVRKRGLRILDVYAPYAVHGLDEAMGLPPSRLPWVCFALGLSGAALKVWFEYWTTSVDWPVNVGGKPWDSLPAFVPITFEVMVLFAGLSTVSAFFLVSRLYPGRKAVIADQGTTNDRFALVIEEADAAFDPQTIKRLLETYGAVEVFERAEETAL
- a CDS encoding c-type cytochrome, which encodes MRLNGFLLAAFLASIAANLLVRPAATGPNFEFIPEMVRTSAYKAYSSHPDLPGGRTLQLPPAGTLPRGRRDIGFGPGEAEALRAGATLPNPISTEDLDAAARGGEMFRIYCSPCHGASGRGDGAVAMRGFPAPPPLNSEKALAMKDGQIFHLIAFGQKNMPGYAAQIDPVDRWKAVLYVRTLQRRLQVPPPAPAAAVTTSEVRP